In one window of Paraflavitalea soli DNA:
- a CDS encoding glycoside hydrolase family 88/105 protein, with translation MKRKLVVAVWILVMAVAVHAQTVPKKKEVLKAMTLANKYFMQKWPDPGKSIITNRERPSNIWTRAVYYEGLMELYRTDKKKAYIDYAYEWGNKHKWGLRDGIGTRNADNQCCGQTYIELFLHSKDSTHIHDVKASIDLMVQSDKQDDWNWIDALQMAMPVFTRLGVIYKDTAYFRKMYDLYSFAKYKHGTNGLYNAAEGLWWRDKDFVPPYKEPNGEDCYWSRGNGWVVAALARTMQWLPKNDPHYTEYLQDYKSMLKALLPIQRADGFWNVSLHDSTHFGGKELSGTALFIYGMAWGVNNGIIDKQTYLPVLLKAWNAMVKDCLHEDGMLGFVQGTGKEPKDGQPVSYTNIPDFEDYGLGCFLLAGSEVYKLKK, from the coding sequence ATGAAAAGAAAGCTTGTTGTTGCCGTATGGATATTGGTAATGGCTGTTGCGGTACATGCGCAAACCGTACCAAAGAAAAAAGAAGTATTGAAGGCCATGACCCTGGCCAATAAATATTTTATGCAGAAATGGCCCGACCCGGGCAAGTCCATCATCACCAATCGGGAGCGCCCCAGCAATATCTGGACCCGCGCCGTATATTATGAAGGATTGATGGAGCTGTACCGTACGGACAAAAAGAAAGCCTATATTGATTATGCCTACGAATGGGGCAACAAACACAAATGGGGATTGAGGGATGGCATCGGTACCCGCAATGCAGACAACCAATGCTGCGGACAAACCTATATTGAACTATTCCTGCACAGCAAAGATTCCACCCATATCCACGATGTCAAAGCTTCCATTGACCTGATGGTGCAAAGTGACAAACAAGATGACTGGAACTGGATCGATGCCCTGCAAATGGCCATGCCGGTATTTACCCGGCTGGGAGTAATCTATAAGGATACGGCTTATTTCAGGAAGATGTATGACCTGTACAGCTTTGCCAAATACAAACACGGCACCAACGGGCTCTACAATGCCGCAGAAGGCTTGTGGTGGCGCGACAAGGATTTTGTGCCTCCTTATAAAGAACCGAACGGCGAGGATTGTTACTGGAGCCGTGGTAATGGCTGGGTGGTGGCGGCGCTGGCCCGTACTATGCAATGGCTGCCGAAAAATGATCCGCATTATACCGAATACCTCCAGGATTATAAATCCATGCTGAAAGCCTTATTGCCCATTCAGCGGGCTGATGGTTTTTGGAATGTGAGCCTGCACGATTCAACCCATTTTGGTGGAAAGGAATTGTCCGGTACAGCCTTGTTCATCTATGGCATGGCCTGGGGCGTCAACAATGGCATCATTGATAAACAAACTTATTTGCCTGTGCTCCTCAAAGCATGGAACGCCATGGTGAAGGATTGCCTGCATGAGGATGGTATGCTGGGCTTTGTGCAGGGCACAGGTAAAGAGCCCAAAGATGGCCAACCTGTTAGTTATACCAATATTCCTGATTTTGAAGATTATGGTCTCGGCTGTTTTCTCCTGGCCGGATCTGAAGTATACAAGCTGAAGAAATAG
- a CDS encoding glycoside hydrolase family 2 protein — protein sequence MKYILTSFLLLGITIAAAQRVKYNFNSGWKLNVGDITGAEASGYDDASWKNITLPRAWNEDDAFKKDIVDLSTGIAWYRKHFTIPAIHKGQKVFLEFEGVRQAADIYVNGVHVGLHENGVTGFGFDITDLVKTGADNIVAVRTDNSWEYREKATNTKYQWSDKNFNANYGGIPKNVFLHIMGKVYQTLPLFSNLGTTGVYIYADSFNIRGKSAVVHAESEVKNESGQPSTVQYEIVIKTRQGKPVKTFSGERITLAPGATRVLKASAPVQGLEFWSWGYGYLYTIETILKVNGKAVDRVTTTTGFRKTAFKDGMIYLNDRAIMVHGYAQRTSNEWPTIGLSVPAWLSDYSNKLMVESNANLVRWMHITPWKQDVESCDRVGLMQAMPAGDAERDVEGTRWTQRTQVMRDAIIYNRNNPSIVFYECGNESISEQHMETMKAIRDQYDPYGGRAIGSREMLNSKVAEYGGEMLYTNKSAHIPMWAMEYSRDEGLRKYWDDYSPPYHKDGDGPAYKGQSAAEYNRNQESHAKENIARWYEFWKERPGTGKRVSSGGVNIIFSESNTHHRGAENYRRSGEVDALRIYKENYFANQVMWDGWVDIEKPRIHIIGHWNYTPAVTKDIYVISSANKVELLVNEKSLGFGEQSNRFLYTFKNIHWQQGVITAVGYDEQGKKICTTQKTTAGVPYAIKLKSLTHPAGFKANGHDLALVEVEVTDAAGQRCPTALDLIHFSLEGAAEWRGGMAQGPDNYILSKDLPVECGVNRALLRSTTNAGKIVLTARAEGLKTATLTLTTLPVMVNGGLGTALPGNDLPVSLDRGPTPLTPSFTRKREALAIVKVNAGAHADSAFESYDDNELTEWNNGRQLANAWIEYELGKDAIVKEVTMKLNNFRSRSYPIRISVDGQEVFKGNTERSLGYFTAVCLPHKGKKVKIELLGNVTTQDNNSVEVSGKKLDDGVARNDATATGTLSIIEVEIYQ from the coding sequence ATGAAATACATCCTTACATCGTTTTTGCTGCTGGGTATTACCATTGCTGCAGCGCAGAGAGTTAAATACAATTTCAATAGCGGCTGGAAATTGAATGTTGGGGACATTACCGGTGCGGAGGCCTCCGGCTATGATGACGCCTCCTGGAAAAACATTACCCTGCCCCGCGCCTGGAATGAAGATGATGCCTTTAAAAAGGATATTGTTGACCTGTCTACCGGCATTGCCTGGTACCGCAAGCATTTTACCATTCCTGCCATACACAAGGGACAAAAAGTATTCCTCGAATTTGAAGGCGTGCGGCAGGCAGCAGATATCTATGTAAATGGCGTTCATGTAGGATTGCACGAGAATGGCGTGACCGGCTTTGGTTTTGATATTACTGACCTGGTAAAGACTGGTGCAGACAATATCGTGGCAGTGCGTACCGACAATAGCTGGGAATATCGCGAAAAAGCGACCAATACCAAATACCAATGGAGCGATAAGAATTTCAATGCCAACTACGGAGGTATCCCTAAAAACGTCTTCCTCCATATAATGGGCAAAGTGTACCAGACCTTGCCGCTCTTTTCCAACCTGGGCACAACCGGAGTGTATATCTATGCCGACAGTTTTAATATCCGCGGTAAAAGTGCTGTGGTACATGCAGAGTCGGAAGTGAAAAATGAAAGTGGACAACCCTCCACTGTCCAATATGAAATAGTGATCAAAACCAGGCAAGGCAAACCCGTGAAAACTTTTTCCGGTGAGCGCATCACCCTGGCACCCGGAGCTACCCGTGTGCTGAAAGCTTCAGCGCCTGTACAAGGCCTGGAGTTCTGGAGCTGGGGATATGGCTACCTGTATACCATCGAAACCATCCTGAAGGTAAACGGCAAGGCAGTAGACCGGGTGACCACCACTACCGGTTTTCGCAAAACAGCTTTTAAGGACGGTATGATCTACCTCAACGACCGGGCGATCATGGTGCATGGATATGCCCAGCGCACCTCCAACGAATGGCCCACTATTGGCCTGAGTGTGCCTGCCTGGTTGAGCGATTACAGCAATAAACTCATGGTGGAAAGCAATGCCAACTTGGTGCGCTGGATGCACATCACCCCCTGGAAGCAGGATGTAGAAAGCTGCGACAGGGTAGGGCTGATGCAGGCCATGCCGGCCGGTGATGCGGAAAGAGATGTAGAAGGAACACGCTGGACCCAACGCACACAAGTAATGCGTGATGCCATTATCTACAACAGGAACAATCCCAGTATTGTCTTTTATGAATGCGGCAATGAATCTATCAGCGAACAACATATGGAGACCATGAAAGCAATCCGTGATCAGTATGATCCCTATGGTGGAAGGGCCATTGGCAGCCGGGAAATGCTGAACAGTAAAGTAGCTGAATACGGCGGCGAAATGTTATACACCAACAAAAGCGCCCATATCCCCATGTGGGCCATGGAGTATTCGAGGGATGAGGGCCTGCGTAAGTATTGGGATGATTACTCTCCACCCTATCACAAAGATGGTGACGGTCCGGCATACAAAGGTCAATCGGCAGCAGAATACAATCGCAACCAGGAATCACACGCCAAAGAAAATATTGCCCGCTGGTACGAGTTCTGGAAAGAAAGACCCGGCACAGGAAAGCGGGTTAGCTCAGGTGGCGTGAACATTATCTTTTCCGAATCCAATACCCACCACCGTGGGGCAGAGAATTACCGCAGGAGTGGGGAAGTGGATGCGCTTCGTATATATAAGGAGAACTACTTTGCCAACCAGGTAATGTGGGATGGCTGGGTAGATATAGAAAAACCACGCATCCATATTATCGGACATTGGAATTATACGCCGGCAGTTACGAAAGATATCTATGTAATATCATCAGCCAATAAAGTAGAATTATTGGTGAATGAAAAGTCGCTGGGTTTTGGAGAACAAAGCAACCGCTTCCTCTACACCTTCAAAAATATCCATTGGCAGCAAGGTGTTATCACTGCTGTGGGATACGATGAACAGGGTAAAAAAATTTGTACTACCCAAAAGACAACTGCGGGAGTACCCTATGCCATTAAGCTAAAGTCCCTTACACATCCCGCAGGCTTTAAGGCCAATGGTCATGATCTGGCCCTGGTAGAAGTGGAGGTGACCGATGCTGCCGGACAGCGTTGCCCTACTGCCCTGGATCTGATCCACTTTTCCCTGGAAGGTGCAGCCGAATGGCGGGGAGGTATGGCACAGGGGCCGGATAATTATATTCTATCCAAAGACCTGCCGGTAGAATGTGGGGTGAACAGGGCATTGTTGCGCAGCACAACCAACGCAGGCAAGATCGTGCTCACTGCCCGGGCAGAAGGATTGAAAACTGCTACACTTACATTGACCACCTTACCCGTAATGGTGAATGGAGGATTGGGCACTGCATTGCCCGGCAATGACCTGCCTGTTAGCCTCGATAGAGGACCAACACCTTTAACGCCCTCCTTCACCCGCAAGCGGGAAGCATTGGCCATTGTAAAGGTCAATGCGGGCGCTCATGCCGATAGTGCTTTTGAAAGTTATGATGACAACGAACTAACCGAATGGAATAACGGCAGGCAATTGGCCAATGCCTGGATAGAATATGAATTGGGTAAGGATGCAATAGTGAAAGAAGTAACGATGAAGCTGAATAATTTCCGGAGCAGGTCGTACCCCATCCGTATCTCCGTAGATGGCCAGGAAGTGTTTAAAGGGAATACCGAACGTTCACTGGGCTACTTTACAGCTGTGTGTTTACCACACAAAGGGAAGAAGGTGAAAATAGAATTACTGGGCAATGTTACCACTCAAGATAACAATAGTGTAGAGGTATCGGGCAAAAAGCTGGATGATGGGGTGGCCCGCAATGATGCCACTGCTACCGGTACCCTCAGTATAATAGAAGTAGAGATCTATCAATAA
- a CDS encoding rhamnogalacturonan acetylesterase, which translates to MNTKLSKYLKLSVLLFTVAATMSFIIWQQQKPTLYIIGDSTVRNGDGSGSNQQWGWGSLIAPFFDTSAISVRNHAIGGRSSRTFINDGRWQRILEELKPGDFVIMQFGHNDASPLDDTARARGTIRGTGDESKEIYNPITKKQEVVYTYGWYMRKYVNEAKAKGATAIICSPVPRNNFKDGKVSRADDSYGKWARETATTTGAWFIDLNNAIGEEYEKLGADKVNTFFPADHTHTNLAGAQLNAEIVIKGIQGLKDCRLNKYLKK; encoded by the coding sequence ATGAACACGAAACTTAGCAAATACCTCAAGCTGTCTGTCCTGCTTTTTACAGTAGCGGCCACCATGTCATTTATTATATGGCAACAACAAAAGCCTACCTTATACATCATTGGCGATTCAACCGTGCGCAATGGCGATGGCAGTGGCAGCAACCAGCAATGGGGCTGGGGCAGCCTGATAGCGCCTTTCTTTGATACCAGTGCTATCAGCGTACGCAACCATGCTATTGGTGGCAGAAGCAGTCGCACCTTTATCAATGACGGACGCTGGCAGCGGATACTCGAAGAGCTGAAGCCGGGAGACTTTGTGATCATGCAGTTTGGGCACAATGATGCCAGTCCGCTCGATGATACTGCCCGCGCGCGGGGTACCATCCGGGGTACAGGCGATGAAAGCAAAGAGATATACAATCCCATCACTAAAAAGCAGGAAGTAGTGTATACCTACGGCTGGTACATGCGCAAGTATGTGAATGAGGCCAAAGCCAAAGGCGCTACCGCTATTATCTGCTCACCGGTACCCCGCAACAATTTCAAGGATGGTAAAGTAAGCCGGGCAGATGATAGCTATGGCAAATGGGCGCGGGAAACGGCCACCACTACCGGCGCCTGGTTCATCGACCTCAATAATGCCATTGGTGAAGAATACGAGAAGCTGGGTGCCGATAAAGTAAATACCTTCTTTCCCGCTGATCACACCCATACCAATCTGGCTGGCGCGCAGCTGAATGCAGAGATCGTGATCAAAGGCATACAGGGACTTAAAGACTGCAGACTGAATAAATATTTGAAGAAGTAA